In one window of Corynebacterium incognita DNA:
- a CDS encoding sugar O-acetyltransferase: protein MTTRDELNQYGTWGKQVSGEWHLPGLPGTAEEHRRTFALVKKLNDLGNTDPDAAHAIWRELLPQDSHVPGSNAPMNLEYATNIHFGERCFVNFNAVILAQAAVRFGDRCMIGPNCSFITITHPVNDHEMRKGGWEQAKPITVGGNTWFGSNCTVLPGVTIGKHCVIGAGALMTKDVPDYSLVLGSPGRVVRTLSPDNAETFERKDLDGPVEGFGTLDSE from the coding sequence ATGACAACGAGGGACGAACTTAACCAGTACGGCACGTGGGGCAAGCAGGTCTCCGGAGAGTGGCACCTACCCGGGCTGCCGGGCACGGCCGAGGAACACCGGCGGACGTTTGCGCTCGTAAAAAAGCTCAATGACCTCGGCAATACGGATCCGGACGCCGCCCACGCCATCTGGCGCGAGCTGCTTCCGCAAGACTCCCACGTCCCCGGCTCCAACGCGCCGATGAACCTGGAGTACGCCACCAACATTCACTTCGGCGAGCGCTGCTTCGTGAACTTCAACGCGGTTATCCTCGCGCAGGCAGCGGTGCGCTTCGGGGACCGCTGCATGATTGGCCCCAACTGCTCGTTCATCACCATCACGCACCCGGTCAATGACCACGAGATGCGCAAGGGCGGCTGGGAGCAGGCCAAGCCGATCACGGTGGGTGGGAACACCTGGTTCGGTTCGAATTGCACGGTGCTACCCGGGGTGACCATTGGCAAGCACTGCGTCATCGGCGCGGGCGCCCTGATGACCAAGGACGTGCCGGACTATTCGCTGGTGCTGGGCAGCCCGGGCCGCGTCGTGCGCACCCTTTCCCCGGACAACGCAGAGACCTTCGAGCGCAAGGACCTTGACGGCCCGGTCGAGGGATTCGGCACCCTAGATTCCGAATAG
- a CDS encoding ATP-dependent RNA helicase produces the protein MDFNLSAIGAGLPVAERIGALPGLLEDANTLVVQAPPGTGKTTLVPPALANALGSGGKVIVTAPRRVAVRAAARRLAQLDGTRVGERVGYSIRGEHKPGQLVEFVTPGVLLRRLLSDPALDGVAAVAIDEVHERQLDSDLVLAMALEVAQLREDFALVAMSATLNAAAFAEHLGAQVLSTPAVTHPLDVRYSPHPERGTRGRAYYEHLAALAAAEVRAQGHSALVFVPGVREVEDTLAAVPADIPALPLHGRLDSEAQDAALNDDGTPRIVVATSIAESSLTVPDVRIVVDSGLSRVPRRDAARGMTGLVTITGAKSTMDQRAGRAGREGPGTVVRAFAAADYANAAPDITPDIATSDLTQACLQLACWGTPRGEGLPLVTPPPPPALADAQSTLRTLGAVAEDGTVTEMGRRLATLPADPRLGRALLECGPAAAEVVAVLADSPSGDIARAQAPKREVERLRSLVSGGTGCAEAGVVTGLAFPQRIARRQGDNDCLLVSGTRAYLPPDSALRGREWLAIAEVTRASAREGRAGATIRAAAAIDEAAALEIIGVTEELRAHLVDGAVRGKKVRRAGAIELSATPVAVPPEHAAQALAAGIREEGLGLFTWSDKATALRERLDFLHAQLGEPWPDVAAADPALWLGPELDAMAHGTPAKKVDLYPALQRLLPWPEASRLDELAPERLEVPSGSRPRISYGEGRPVVRVKLQECFGLEESPRCAGIAVQFHLLSPAGRPLAVTDDLRSFWSGPYAGVRAEMRGRYPKHPWPEDPWTAPATARTKNRM, from the coding sequence ATGGACTTCAACCTTTCGGCCATTGGCGCCGGCCTGCCGGTGGCAGAGCGCATCGGCGCGCTGCCGGGATTGTTGGAGGACGCCAACACCCTGGTGGTCCAGGCCCCGCCCGGCACCGGTAAAACCACGCTGGTGCCGCCCGCTTTGGCCAATGCGTTGGGTAGCGGTGGCAAGGTGATCGTCACCGCGCCACGGCGCGTGGCGGTGCGGGCCGCGGCGCGTCGTCTAGCGCAGCTGGACGGCACGCGTGTGGGCGAGCGCGTGGGGTATTCCATCCGCGGCGAGCACAAGCCCGGCCAGCTCGTGGAGTTTGTCACCCCGGGCGTGCTGCTGCGGCGCTTGTTGTCCGATCCCGCTCTTGACGGCGTGGCCGCCGTGGCCATCGACGAGGTGCACGAGCGGCAGCTGGATTCCGATCTGGTACTCGCCATGGCATTGGAGGTGGCGCAGCTGCGCGAGGACTTCGCGCTGGTGGCGATGTCCGCCACGCTCAACGCCGCGGCGTTTGCCGAGCACCTCGGCGCGCAGGTCCTCTCCACCCCGGCGGTCACGCACCCGCTCGACGTCCGCTACTCCCCGCACCCGGAGCGCGGTACGCGTGGCCGCGCCTACTACGAGCACCTGGCCGCGCTCGCCGCCGCCGAGGTGCGCGCGCAGGGCCACTCGGCGCTCGTGTTCGTGCCCGGTGTGCGCGAAGTCGAGGACACTCTGGCCGCCGTCCCCGCGGACATCCCGGCGCTGCCGCTGCACGGCCGCCTGGACAGCGAGGCACAAGACGCGGCGCTTAACGACGACGGCACCCCGCGCATCGTGGTGGCCACGTCCATCGCGGAGTCCTCGCTCACCGTGCCCGACGTGCGCATCGTCGTGGATTCGGGTCTCTCGCGCGTGCCGCGCCGCGACGCCGCCCGCGGCATGACCGGCCTGGTCACCATCACCGGCGCGAAGTCCACCATGGATCAGCGCGCCGGCCGCGCCGGCCGTGAGGGCCCCGGTACCGTCGTGCGCGCCTTCGCCGCCGCTGACTACGCCAACGCCGCCCCGGACATCACCCCGGACATCGCCACGTCGGATCTCACGCAGGCCTGCCTGCAGCTCGCGTGCTGGGGCACCCCACGCGGCGAGGGCCTCCCGCTGGTCACTCCCCCACCGCCACCCGCGCTTGCCGACGCCCAGTCCACCTTGCGCACCCTAGGCGCCGTGGCGGAGGACGGGACGGTGACGGAGATGGGGCGTCGCCTAGCAACCCTGCCCGCCGACCCCCGCCTGGGCCGCGCGCTGCTGGAGTGCGGGCCCGCCGCGGCGGAGGTGGTAGCGGTGCTCGCGGACTCGCCGTCCGGAGACATCGCCCGGGCGCAGGCGCCGAAGCGCGAGGTAGAGCGCCTGCGCTCACTGGTGAGCGGCGGTACCGGCTGCGCCGAGGCGGGCGTGGTGACGGGCCTGGCGTTCCCGCAGCGCATCGCAAGAAGACAGGGCGACAACGACTGTTTGTTAGTCTCCGGAACACGCGCGTACCTGCCGCCGGACTCGGCGCTGCGGGGCCGAGAGTGGTTGGCGATCGCGGAGGTCACTCGGGCGTCGGCACGCGAAGGCCGGGCGGGCGCGACGATCCGGGCCGCGGCAGCCATTGACGAAGCCGCGGCGCTGGAGATTATCGGCGTCACCGAGGAGTTGCGTGCACACCTTGTCGACGGCGCGGTGCGCGGCAAGAAGGTGCGCCGCGCGGGTGCCATCGAGCTGTCCGCAACCCCGGTGGCGGTGCCCCCGGAACACGCCGCGCAGGCGCTGGCGGCCGGGATCCGCGAGGAGGGACTGGGGCTATTTACCTGGTCAGATAAGGCGACGGCGCTGCGCGAGCGGCTCGATTTCCTGCACGCGCAGCTCGGCGAGCCGTGGCCGGATGTGGCCGCCGCGGACCCGGCGCTGTGGCTGGGGCCGGAGCTGGACGCCATGGCGCACGGCACCCCGGCGAAGAAGGTGGACCTGTACCCCGCGTTGCAGCGCCTGTTGCCGTGGCCGGAGGCGTCGCGCCTGGACGAGCTCGCGCCCGAGCGGCTGGAGGTGCCATCCGGCTCGCGCCCGCGGATCTCCTACGGCGAGGGCCGCCCGGTGGTGCGGGTCAAGCTGCAGGAGTGCTTCGGGCTGGAGGAATCGCCGCGCTGTGCGGGAATCGCTGTCCAGTTTCACCTGCTCTCGCCCGCGGGAAGGCCGCTGGCGGTGACCGATGACCTGCGCAGCTTCTGGTCCGGGCCGTATGCCGGGGTACGCGCGGAGATGCGCGGGCGCTACCCCAAGCACCCGTGGCCGGAGGACCCGTGGACCGCGCCGGCGACGGCACGGACAAAGAACCGGATGTGA
- a CDS encoding M20/M25/M40 family metallo-hydrolase, with amino-acid sequence MASALLLQAQAQLDTILANIMELVRVETVSYDKPALDRGADVVIGLVEGHLGHPDFFHRFDGGEQGDCLHFVYEGNTDKAVMFLGHYDTVWPLGTLADWDTESGQDEDGNTFISAPGIHDMKGGLVQAIWAAKLAREYGTDVPTIHLLINGDEEIGSLSSRGHIEDVARLADAAFCFEATHHGKVKIGRKGVGVIKVEATGVESHAGVNPEDGASAITAVIDYCTAVAAQARPEAGTTVNIGLINGGSSSNVIPGHATAQLDIRITSAAEMQRMDQVLDTTEWSDPRVQVAVHKDWNRPPLEFTPANQWLYSVMEERSRELGWDLEATAVGGASDANFVSALGTPVMCGVGTVGTGAHARHEAIYPTAIPHYIALVAETVLAIPHSPRA; translated from the coding sequence ATGGCTTCCGCGCTGCTGCTCCAGGCCCAGGCCCAACTCGATACGATCCTGGCCAACATCATGGAGCTCGTGCGCGTGGAGACCGTCAGCTATGACAAGCCCGCCCTCGATCGCGGCGCGGACGTCGTCATTGGGCTCGTGGAGGGCCACCTCGGCCACCCGGACTTCTTCCACCGCTTCGACGGCGGCGAGCAGGGCGACTGCCTGCACTTTGTCTACGAAGGCAACACCGACAAGGCCGTGATGTTCCTCGGCCACTACGACACCGTGTGGCCCCTCGGCACCCTCGCCGACTGGGATACCGAATCCGGACAGGACGAGGACGGCAACACGTTCATCTCCGCGCCGGGCATCCACGACATGAAGGGCGGGCTCGTCCAAGCCATCTGGGCCGCGAAGCTCGCCCGCGAATACGGCACTGATGTGCCCACCATCCACCTGCTCATCAACGGCGACGAGGAGATCGGGTCCTTGTCCTCGCGGGGTCATATCGAGGACGTTGCCAGGCTTGCCGACGCCGCGTTCTGCTTCGAGGCCACCCACCACGGCAAGGTGAAGATTGGGCGCAAGGGCGTGGGCGTCATCAAGGTGGAGGCCACGGGCGTCGAGTCGCACGCAGGCGTGAACCCGGAGGACGGCGCCAGCGCGATCACCGCCGTCATCGACTACTGCACCGCCGTGGCCGCCCAGGCGCGCCCGGAGGCGGGCACCACGGTCAACATCGGGCTCATCAACGGCGGCTCCAGCTCCAACGTCATCCCCGGTCACGCCACCGCGCAGCTGGATATCCGCATCACCAGCGCCGCGGAGATGCAGCGCATGGACCAGGTCTTGGACACCACCGAGTGGTCCGACCCGCGCGTACAAGTGGCTGTGCACAAGGACTGGAACCGCCCGCCACTGGAGTTCACCCCGGCGAACCAGTGGCTGTACTCAGTGATGGAGGAACGCTCCCGCGAGCTGGGCTGGGACTTGGAGGCCACCGCCGTGGGCGGGGCCAGCGACGCGAACTTCGTCTCCGCGCTGGGCACTCCCGTGATGTGCGGCGTGGGCACGGTGGGCACCGGCGCGCACGCGCGCCACGAGGCCATCTACCCCACCGCCATCCCGCACTACATCGCGCTCGTCGCCGAAACCGTGCTGGCCATCCCCCACTCCCCGCGGGCTTAA
- a CDS encoding alpha-ketoglutarate-dependent dioxygenase AlkB family protein, whose amino-acid sequence MLFDAPLPRPAVKVAPGVAHLPGWLDVEKQRGLVEQMREVARGLAGTPVAMRRPQLASGQMSVWMLQLGKYWQTRPYAYVDQVAGVRVPPVPGNLQELANEAVRAAAEVAEELQPWAGGFRAETALVNFYPPEAKMGMHVDANETASAPVVSLSIGQEAVFRMGNTETRAKPWTDVLLASGDLVVFGGPSRFAYHGVPKLIPDTTPAGCGLEEGRINITIRQVAD is encoded by the coding sequence ATGCTTTTCGACGCCCCTTTGCCCCGCCCCGCAGTTAAGGTCGCGCCGGGGGTGGCGCACCTGCCGGGGTGGCTGGACGTCGAGAAGCAAAGAGGCCTCGTGGAGCAGATGCGTGAGGTGGCGCGGGGGCTGGCGGGAACCCCGGTGGCCATGCGGCGCCCTCAGCTGGCATCAGGGCAGATGAGCGTGTGGATGCTGCAGCTGGGCAAGTACTGGCAGACCCGGCCGTACGCGTACGTGGACCAGGTGGCCGGGGTGCGCGTGCCGCCGGTGCCGGGGAACCTCCAGGAGCTGGCCAACGAGGCGGTGCGGGCCGCGGCGGAGGTGGCCGAAGAACTACAACCCTGGGCGGGCGGGTTCCGGGCGGAGACCGCGCTGGTGAACTTCTACCCGCCGGAGGCGAAGATGGGCATGCACGTCGACGCCAACGAGACCGCGAGCGCGCCCGTGGTGTCGCTGTCCATCGGGCAGGAGGCGGTGTTTCGCATGGGCAATACCGAAACCCGCGCCAAGCCGTGGACGGACGTGCTGCTCGCGTCCGGGGACTTGGTGGTCTTCGGCGGGCCGTCGCGGTTCGCTTACCACGGGGTGCCCAAGCTCATCCCGGACACCACCCCGGCGGGCTGCGGTCTGGAAGAAGGGCGGATAAATATCACGATTCGGCAGGTGGCGGACTAA